CTTCGGCCACGGTCCGCTTGCCGGCCCGCTCGCGGTCTTCGGCTACGTCCAGCCGTCCGATGCGTACATCAGCATCGGCTTCCGTTGCGCCCGCTAGTTTCCCCCTTCGCCAAGGCTACGGGGGACGAGGTCCCCTTCGCCAAGGCTACGGGGGACGAGGTCCCCTTCGCCAAGGCTACGGGGGACAGGCACCGTTTCCGCACGTCCTCGGCGGACTGGCGCGCGCCGGTGGGCGGGCGTCTTTTTGCCCGTCCGCCGGCGGAGCCCCCGGATACTTGCCGGACGATTGCGTGCCGGCCTGAAGCTGAGTTGCAGGCGTGAACGAGCGGTAAGCCGGTTGCTGGTGCATGCGGCTCGACCTCGAGCCGACACTATCGAACGAGGAGATCAACGAATGGCTTCCGACCTGATTCCGGTGGCGCAGAAGTCGTACGACCTTTGCGCTGGCCTGTACACATATGTGAATCGTTTTCCCCGCGCGCAGCGCGGGCTGCTGGGCCGCGTCATGCTCGAAGATGCGCTACAGATGCTGGTCTCGGTTACGGTTGCCAATCGCCGCGCGAACAAGATGGAGACTCTGCAAGAGGCGAGCGGGCGGTTGGACGCGCTGCGGATCACGCTGCGACTGAGCAAACGCCTCGGCTTCGTCTCGAACGGCGGCTACGGCTTGGCGAACGCGGGCCTGACCCAGCGTCTCGCGGCGCCAGACGCACCCCAATTCCCAGCCCGGTTTGGCCTGACGTATGGGCAGGGGCAGGGGCAGGGGCGAGGGCAGGGGCTCGGGTGACCCCTTACCCTGGGAGGTGTCCAGCACCCATACGGCGGTGCCTGCCCGCTGTCGCTGCCGTTGTTGCTGGCGCTCACGCCGGCGATAACTCCCTGCGCGGCATCGGTGGCCAGTTGCTTGACCGCCTCCACCTGCGCCCGCGCCTCCTTGAGGTAGTGTTGCAGCTTCCTCGTGCGCCGAAACGATCCCGAGCCGGCGCTGGCCCGCACCCGCAGCCCGTCTTTCCCTACGCCAAGCTCGAGATCCGCCCCATGTGAAGGGCGGTTACGGGCGAACCGCAGAACGGCGCGTACTCGCCCGGAAATGCCCAGTCTCAGCGGCAGCGAGCCGTCAGCTCAGATGCCGGTGAACAGCAGATCGAGCGCGGCGATTAGTTCGGCACGACGGTCATGCAGATTTCCGGCAGCCGTACCGAGCGCCCGGGTTGGTACGGCCGCCAGCTCCTGCAAGATGACCGCGTATTCCGTTCCCTCGATTTCGACCGTCGGATTGAGCCGGCTAATCGGTTTGCCGCGCAGTCTCCTGACCGTTGTCAGCGGCGCGACCACCCGCGTCGCCAGGTCACGCAACAAATCGGCCTGCAGATCGAGCAGGAAGGGATAGCGTTTGCTGCGCTTGTGCCGGAAGAGATCGAACTGCGCCATCAGAACTTCCGCCAGCCATCGCTAAACAGCCCGTCGCGTACCACCAAATCGTTGTACGACTCGATGGCGTCGCGATTTTCTTCGAGCCAGGCGTCGCGCCGCTTGCGCCGTACCGCCTCGGCCACCGCGGCTTCGAACACCGCCGACAGGTTCAAGCCCAATGCCTTTGCCTCGCGCACGATCTCGGCTTTGGCCGACACGTTGGTTGCTATCTTGCGCGCGCTTTTCATGTTGCCTCCGATGGAACAATCGATGCGCATACCCTATGCCCACGCGGCTTTTCTGGCAAGGGCGTTGCGAGTCCTCGTTGGCTCGTCCCATGAGCGCAAGGCCGGCTACTCGCGCACGCCGGCGAGCCCGGTGTTAGACACCCAGCACGTCTCGTCACGCGTCGCCTGACTGGCCAGCGCGCCGCCTGCACCTGTACCGGCGAGCCGGCGCGGCATACCGTCACGGGGACCGAGCATGACCTTGGTGGGGATGTCGCGGAGCGTCCACATGAGCTGCCCACGTGCTGCCGATCGGGGGCGCGTGGATGCGGAACAAACCAGCGCCGGCAGATCCGGCACGGGCGCTTGCGACGCATCTGGTCGTCCGAGACGAAAATCGGAGAACCGGACCACACGCACTTGGTCAGGTCAACGGTGGGTCTAGTCAGACAAGCTGGGGCGGGTCAATTCTGGCGAGCGTCGAAGCCCGGTGTCTTTACTGCAGGAGAATAGGTGCCTGTCCGGAGCTGTCGGGAGTTCTCACGTTCAAGCGCATCAACCGACGTCCTCTACGAGTCCAGCGGATTCAACGTCTTCACGTTGCGAAACCGCGCGAAATCGCGGTCCGTCGTACAGAGGACGGCGCCGTGCTCGATGGCCAGCGCCGCCAGCGCCGCGTCCATCACCAGCGCGCCGGTCACCTGGCCCTCGTGCAGCAGTGTGGAAAGGATCTGCCAGTGCCGATCCCCGGGCTCGATCATCGCGACGCAGGGAAGATCGAGCCAACCGGCGACGACCCCGCGCGCCTCGTGCATGGTGAGCGGTCGTTCGAAGATGCGCGGGCTGGTGATGATCCGCAGAAAGGCCAGGACGCTCATCCAGGCGAGACGAACCGGCTGCGGGCCGGCAAAGCGCTCCTCCAGCCACGCACGGGCCGCTGCGTGATGCTCCGACTGCGGGTGATAGGCATAGAGGAGGAGGTTCGCGTCGATGAGCGTCATCGGTGAACCGGCCCCTCGGCTTCCTCCAGCAACGCACTGACATTGTCCAGGCTGAGGCCGGGCTTGAGGCGGCCGAGCGAGCGGGCACGGATGCGGAATCGAGCTGGCGGCTTCGCCGGGCGCCGGCTGTTCAGCCCAATTCTCAGGAATTCGTTGACGGCCTCCTTGAAGCTGCGTCCGCTGCGGCGTGTCTCCGCGCGGAGCTTGGCGGCTACGTCTTCGTCGAGCGTGAGGGTCGTTCGCATGCCGTGATGCTAGGGAGGAGGCATCATGATGTCAATCGAACCTCACGGGCGAACAGTCAGCGGGAACCGAAGCTATTCGCGAGCCAACCACTTGCACCCACGTGCTTCCGGGCCCAGTCGTGCGCGGTCTATCGATCCCGATACGCCGGCGGCCGCTTCTCCAGGAACGCGAGTACCCCCTCGTGCACATCGCCCGTCTGTGTGCAGAGCACCTGGTTGCGGTCCTCCATCGCGATGACGTGCTCGAGACTACCGGCGTCCAGGCTGGCGTTCAGACACTCCTTGGTGAGCCGCAACCCGAGCGGCGAGGTCGTGAGCATGTCTTCGCACAGGCGGCGCGCCGCGGCCTCCATCTCGGTATCCGGGACGATCTCCGACACGAGGCCGGTCGCCAGAGCGCGTGGCGCGTGAATGAACCGGCCGGTGAGCAGCAACTCCGATGCGACCGAGACGCCGACGATGCGGGGAAGGAAGTAGCTGACGCCGATTTCGCAACCCGACAGCCCGATGCGGATGAACGCCGCGTTCATGCGCATTGATTCACCGGCGATGCGCACGTCGGCGGCCAGCGCCAGCGCGAAGCCACCACCGCAGGCGGGGCCGTGGACGCATGCAATGATCGGTTGTGGAACGTGGCGCATACGGATCGCCAGTTCACTGATGCTGCGCTGGCGCCGCAGGAGGTCCGCGACGCTGCCGCTGACGGCTCCGGCAGCGGCCTCCTTGAGGTCAAGCCCGGCACAGAACGCGCGCCCGGCGCCGCGTATGACGACGATGCGGATCGTGGTGTCCGTCGTCAGACGGTCGAAATAGTCCCGCAAGTCCGCGACCATCTGCGTCGTGAGCGCGTTCAACGAGTCGGGCCGGTTGAGCGTGAGCCAGCTCACGGGACCGTCTTCTCTTACGTCCAGGGTGGCATACATTCGAGCGCGTCCTTTCAACTGAAATCCTTGACAGGTGTGTCGGTTCGCCGCGACCGAACGGAATCCTACCCGCGGTCTAGCTTACGGCACAACGATGGCCGGTCAGCGCGTGTTGGCGTAGAAGCGCCGCAAGCGCTCCGCGGGGACGCCCGCGAAGTACAGGAAACGCAGCGTCCACATCAGCAAGATGGTGCGGACCACGCCGTCGTGACGCCAGCGCCGCGACGACGTGGTCACTCGTTCCCGAAGACACGCGATGCCGCCGGCGCGTTTCATGCGGCGGCTCAGGTCGAGGTCTTCCATCAACGGTATCGAAGCGTATCCGCCGAGCCGTACGAATACTTCGCGGCGGACGAAGATGGCCTGGTCTCCGGTGGCGATGCGCGACAGGCGCGAGCGGAGGTTGATCAGCGCGCTCGTGAGCCGGAGCAGCGGGCTCGACGGTTCCAGATCGACATCGAAACGCCCGCCGACGACATCGTCGGCGGCGAGGGCCGTGCGCACGGCGCCGACGAACCCGGGCGGGAGCAACGTGTCGGCATGCAGAAAGAGGAGAACGTCGCCGCTGGCCCGGCCTGCGCCGGCGTTCATCTGGAAGGCGCGGCCACGCGGCGCTGCCAGTACGATATCGGCGTGCGCTCGGGCGACGGCGCAGGTTGCGTCAGTGCTGCCTCCATCGACGACGATAATCTCGGCTACCCCATGCGCCCGGGCGCGGGCAAGTGTGTCCGCGAGCCTGGTTCCTTCGTCGAGGGTGGGCACGACGATCGAGAGGGTAGGGACCGGCGGCCGAAGTTCGGGGATCGGTGGCGGCACCGACTCCCGACGGCGGCACCGCCGAAACGCCCACCGGGGACTACGGATATCAGCCTTCAAGGTTCGCAGCGCCTTTCCTCGTTCCGGTATGACCGGCGATCCCGGCTCTCTTCACGCATGCCCGCCCCGTGGCCTTACATCCTCAGGAAGACCTCCCGGCCGGCTTCGCTGGTGAGCTGGGTGACGGTGGTAATCTGGTCGCTGAACTCCTTCAAGGCGCCCAGCGAACTCGATCCGACATCGATGAGTACGGAGAAGAGCGCGAATCCCAGTTGCGTCTTCTCGCGCATGAAGTTGCAGAGCCAGTCGGGATCGACGCGGCACTCGCCGTCGGTAATGAAGACGATGTCGCCGCGTTTGAAGCGCGCGCCGCGCAGGCACTCGAGGGCGGCGGTGAGCGGTTTCTGGAAGTCGGTGCCGCCACCGGGGAAGTACTCGGCCAGCGCGAAGACGTGCTCGATGTCCGTCGCGTAGCGCTGGCGAGGGTTCAGGTCGAGAATGTGCAGCGGCGTGTCTGCGGCGGCAAAACAGATCGCCCGGAAACGCCGGCGCTGACGCTGGGCGATGTCCAGCAGTGTCAGCGATATCGCCTTGGCCCAGATCTCCTTGTCGCCTGCCATCGACGAACTGCCGTCGAGGCACACAACCATCGGTCCGCGACCCTTCGTCTCGGTGCCGCGAATTGCGTACTGCGTGAGACGGGCGTCGACCAGTCGGCGGGCGAAATCGCGATGCAGGACGGGATGGCGCAACGCGAGCAGTTCGTGCGGCAGGAGTCGGCTCAACTCCGCTCCCAGCTCGACGTCGAAGACCTCGTCGGTGGCGCGTTCGAACAGCCGTCGCCGTAATGCCCAGGCGAACGTGCGCATGCTTCCGACCAGACGGCTCAGCTTCTTCAGTTTCGGGTTGTCGGCGAGTTGTTTGCCGAGTTCGAGCTGGGCGCCGGCCCGGCTGCGATCGCCGCCGCCGAGCTGGAGACTGAAACTGTCGGCGTCGGCTGCAGTCTGCTCCATGGTGGCGGCCACGTCCGCGGCGGCGCCGGAGATGCGAGGCCCGTGTCGCTCGGTGCTCTCCCGGGCTTCGGCGTGGAACTTGGCGGCCTTCTGTTCCAGCCGGCGCGCGGCGACCTCCGCTTCACGCCCGAGGCGTTGGGCAAGTTCGCCGAGTTGGCGCCGTCCGGCCGACCTGGCCTGACCCTCGAGATCTCGCGCGGTGGCGGCCTGGGCCTGCCGTCCCGCCAGCTCCGCTTCGGTATGCTCCAGGTTCCAGAAATCGAGCATTTCGGCGCGGGTGACGATGCGCTCCGACTTCAGCAGCGCCAGCAAGCGATCTCCGAGCATGACCGCCGCCAGGCCGGCCTTCGCCTCGTCGAGGACCGTCCCGCGGCGGAGCACCTCGAAGGCCGGGCTGCCGACGATCTGCCCGAGGAGGAGCTTGTAGAAGCCCGCACTCGGTACAACGGCGGACTCCGGGTATACGACGATGTTGAGCTTGAACAAGGCGGCGAAGAGGTCGAGGACAAACCCGTCGAAATGGGGGAGGAGCCGACTGCCGCTTTCCTCCAGCGCCCGTAACGACGGGGAGTCCGCCGCCAGGCGGCGCAGCGCGGCCCGGTCGTAGGCGTCAGCCTCGATCCAGTGCGTGTGCAAGTCCGCGATGCGCGCTCGGGGGGGTCCCATCGGCCGTTCCGACGGGTCGTCACAGAGCTTCCAGCATCGCCTGCTGGATGCCTTCGATCTCGTGCTTTACGCGCTGCACGGTATCGAGCGGTCGCCCGTTGTTTCGTGCCTCGTCGAGGATCGCGGCCACCTTGGCGAGGATGTTGCGAATCTTCGTGTGGGCCTCGACGACGGCGCGACTGCGTAGTTCGTGGTTTTCCCAGTGGCGGTGGGCGTAATCGCGCAGCTCTTGAGTCTGGAAGAGCAGGGCTTTCGCGTCCTCCTCATAGCCGCGCAGTAGCTGGTGTATGACGCCGTGTATTTCGGCGCGTTCGGTTGGTTGGTGCCAGAGGATGTGTTCGAGGAGAAAGAGATCGTCGTCGGTCACGATGTCTCGATCGTGGAGGTACGCGTGGGCCCGGAGCGCCGACACCGCCTGCTGGTAGCGACGATCGGAAGCCACGAGCTGCTTGCCGCCCAGTTCGCGACGGATGTCGGCGAGCGCACGGTAGGCCGGCGGCGGCACTGCAACTTGCCGGGCACCTTCCTGCAGCTCGCGCAGGTCGGTCAGCGAGAGTGTGGTGCGCCGCTCTGCCGCCCGGCCCTCCAGCATGCGCAGAAAGCGGAAATCGTCGGCGATGTAGTCGACGACGTAGCGCAGGAGAAACCGGTCGTAGAGCGCCTGGAGCTCGTCGTCTTCCGGCAGTTCGTTGCTGGCGCCGAACAGGGTGACGAGGGGCACGTCGACGACTTCGCGTCCGTTGTGAAAGCGGCGCTCGTTCACGAGGGTCAGGACGGTGTTGAGGATCGAGGAACTGGCCTTGAAGACCTCGTCGAGAAAGGCGATGTGAGCTTCCGGTAACTTCTGCGCCGTGACCCGGCGATAATCGTCGTTTTCGAGCGCTCGCAACGACACGGCGCCGAACAGCTCCTCCGGCGTCGTGAACTTGGTCAGTAGCCACTGGAAATAACGCGTGCCTTCGAGTCGTCGACAGAGCTCGTCGGCGAGCATTGACTTGGCGGTTCCGGTCGGCCCGACGAGCAGGATGTGGTGACCGGAAAGGAGCGCCACCATGGCGCCGTCGATGACCGAGTCGCGTTCGAGAAACAGCGCCGAGAGCTCCTTGCGGATCTGGCGCAGACGTTCACGGGCCCGCATGCGCCGATGCTAAGGGCTGCCTTCGCCCCATTCAAGCGCGACCTGCTTGCCGCCGGTCGCTTGACAGCTCCAAATACCCGTCTGTAAGAGGGAAGGGAGGCCCCGTGCGGTATCCGGTCGAGACGCCTGGGTGTTCCCGCCGCCGATGGGCGGTCGGGTTGGCGCTCGCTCTGGTCACCGCCACGGGTTGCAATTCCGTGACCGCCGATCCGCCGACCGACCCCGCCGACACCTACGCGGCGCCGCGTGCGCGGCTGATCGCCGGTCTGCGAGGCGAGGGTATTCGCGACCCCCGGGTTCTGGCTGCGATCGAGCGCGTGCCGCGCCAGGACTTCGTGCTCCCCGCGGACAGGTCGCGTGCGTACGAGGACCGCGCCCTGGGCATCGAACGCGGACAAACGATTTCGCAGCCGTACGTTGTGGCATTGATGACGGAGTTGCTCGAATTGACCGGCACGGAACGGGTGCTCGAGGTCGGTACGGGCTCGGGGTATCAGGCCGCCGTTCTGGCGCTCGTTGCCGCCCAGGTCTACTCGATCGAGATCGACCCGACACTGGCCGCGGTCGCCGCGGGGCGATTGCGCAGGCTCGGCTACGACAACGTCTCGGTCCGGGTGGGCGACGGTTTTTTCGGTTGGCCGGAGGCGGCACCCTTCGACGCGGTCATGGTTACGGCCGTAGCGCCCCAGGTGCCGCCGGCCCTGGTGGCGCAGTTGAAAGACGGGGGCCGCCTGGTCATGCCGCTCGGTACCGGCGATCGCCAGGATCTGATCCGCGGCCGCAAACGTGACGGACAACTCGTCATCGAGCGCGTGGCGCCGGTGGCCTTCGTGCCGATGACTGGCGCCGTGCGTGTGACGCCACCGGCACCGTGACCTCGTCGATCTTCCAGCGAGCGGCAGCGGGGAATACGACCGGAGAGGCGGCTGGGCCGTCGGTGATGTGCGCCACGCCGCCGGCGCGCGCGCGGCCGGAGTGCCCCGGGGTGCACGGTCGCGCCGCTATTACCGGCGGCCGAGCGTGTGGCGCAGCGCGTCGATCAACTGCGCGTGGCGCCAGACGAAACCCGACGCCTGCAGTCGTGCCGGTACCACGCGAGTGCTCGCCAGCAGCATCTCGTCAGCCATCTCGCCGAAGGCCAACCGTGCCACCACCGCCGGTACGGGGAACGCCGTCGGTCGACCCAGCACACGGCCCAGCGCGCGCGTGAACTCGGCGTTCGTGGCGGCCGCCGGCGCCACCGCGTTGACGGGCCCGTGAAGGCCTTCCGTCCGCAGCGCGTGCAAGATGCAGCCGAGAACGTCGTCGAGGCCGATCCAGCTCATGAGCTGGCTGCCGTCGCCCACACGGCCGCCGACTCCGAGCTGGAACGGCAGGAGCAGCTTGCCGAGCGCTCCGCCACGAGCCGTGAGCACGACGCCGAGCCGCAAATTGATCACGCGAATCCCCCGCTCCGCCGCCGGTAATGTCGCCGCCTCCCACTCCCGACACACCTCGGGCAGAAAGCCGTCGCCGGCAGCGCTGTTCTCGTCCACCGGGTCGGCCGCGCGGTCCCCGTAGAAGCCGATCGCCGAGGCGCAGACGAGTACCCGCGGCGGCCGGTCGAGGCGCGCCAGCGCCTCGCAGAGCAATCGCGTCGTGTTGCCTCGACTCGACCGTACCCGCGCTTTCACGTCCGCCGTCCAACGGCGCCCCGCAATGTTCTCGCCCGCCAGGTGTACCACCGCGTCCAGCGGCGGCCGACCCGACACGTCCACCGCGCCGGTGGCCGGATCCCACCGGGCATTGTCGCCGGCGGCCTGGCGGGCGCCGCGCACGAGCCGCGTGACGGCGTGCCCCCCGGTGGTCAGGAACGGTACGAGAGCCGAGCCGATCAACCCGGAAGCGCCGGTGACCGCGACGTGCAGCGGCGGGCCGTCGTGGCGCGCGTGCGTATCGAGGTCTCCGGCGGTCAGACGGTGCCGGTACTCGAACGTACGATCGAGCAGTCGCTGCACGACCGCCTTCCCAACCGTGGCCCCGACGGCGCCGAACGGCAACGCGAAGACGATGCGATCCTCCAGTGTCGAGGCGTTGCGCCCCTCCGGATCGAAACGGTGCGTGTGTTCCCAACGCGCGAACGGTCCCTCGATCTGTACGTCCCGGAACTGGCGGCCCTCGACGTAATCGCAATGCTCTGCCACCCACTTCACCGAGGTCGGACCGACCGGGATTCGCAGCACGACTCGGGCTCCGTTTTCGATGCCGCCCTGCCGGTCGACTACTTCCAGAGCGGTCCACGGCGGCGTGAGGCGCTCGAGTGCCCCCGGGCGTGCATGCCACGCGAATACGGCCCTGGCTGGCGCGGCCATGCGGCTGCGACGGATGAAGACGTCGCTGCTCATTTGCCATCCCTCTTCAACCCGCAGTCCATAGAATGTGGTTACTACATCCCGCGGCCGACACCAGACACAGCCTGCCGGAAGGCTGCCGACCCGATCCGCCAGCCGTGCTGATGCGATGTAGAATTTCCACTAATAATCAAGCAGTTGTGCGCTGCGGGGGGTGACGCATCGGGCAAAGTGAGGTAGGTTGCCGCGTCGAGCATTCGCATGGCGAGCGCACGCTTTCACCTCTGGTCCTCCATCGGCAAGAAGCTACTGACCGGACTCACCGGTGTGGCGCTGATCGCCTTCGTCATTGCTCACGTAGCCGGCAACCTGACCCTGTTTGTGGGTGGCCCGGCGTTTAATGCATACGCAAAGAGTCTCCACGACCTCGGGGTCCTTGTGATCCTTGCCGAGTTGGGCCTGCTGGCGTTGTTCGGGTTGCACGCCGTCTCCGCCGTGGCCGTGTGGCGCGACGGCCGTCGGGCGCGCCGCCAGCGCAATACCATGGTGGTCAGCAAGGGGCCGCCCAGCAAGCAGACGCTGGCCTCGCGGACGATGATCGTTACCGGCGGCGTGTTGCTGGTCTTCGTCGTCCTGCACGTCCTCCACTTTCGTTTCGGTCCGGGCGTCGCCGACGGCTACGTGACGACCGTCGACGGCGAGCCGGCCCGGGACCTCTATCGTCTGGTCGTCGAGACGTTCAAGCAGCCGGTGCCGGTCGTCGTGTACATGCTGGTCATGGTGCTCCTGGGCTTCCACCTGCGCCACGGGGTGTGGAGTGCGTTTCAATCGCTGGGGGCGCTGACTCCGGGAATGCGCGGAGCGGCGTTCAGCGCGGCTCTGGCGGTGGCGGCGGTCGTGGCGCTCGGCTTCTTCCTCTTGCCGCCGTACATCTATCTGTTCGCTCCCGCGGTTGCCGGGAGCGGCGTTGCCATGGTGCCGTGACGATGGCCACCGACAACACCGAAGCAAAGCTGGATTCACGCGCCCCGAGCGGTCCCGTCGAGACCTCCTGGGAGCGGCACAAGCGCGACGCCAGGCTGGTCAGCCCGGCCAACAAGCGCAAGTTCACGATTATCGTCGTCGGTACGGGCCTCGCCGGCGGTTCGGCAG
The Candidatus Binatia bacterium genome window above contains:
- a CDS encoding four helix bundle protein — translated: MASDLIPVAQKSYDLCAGLYTYVNRFPRAQRGLLGRVMLEDALQMLVSVTVANRRANKMETLQEASGRLDALRITLRLSKRLGFVSNGGYGLANAGLTQRLAAPDAPQFPARFGLTYGQGQGQGRGQGLG
- a CDS encoding CcdB family protein yields the protein MAQFDLFRHKRSKRYPFLLDLQADLLRDLATRVVAPLTTVRRLRGKPISRLNPTVEIEGTEYAVILQELAAVPTRALGTAAGNLHDRRAELIAALDLLFTGI
- a CDS encoding type II toxin-antitoxin system CcdA family antitoxin, which gives rise to MKSARKIATNVSAKAEIVREAKALGLNLSAVFEAAVAEAVRRKRRDAWLEENRDAIESYNDLVVRDGLFSDGWRKF
- a CDS encoding PIN domain-containing protein; the protein is MTLIDANLLLYAYHPQSEHHAAARAWLEERFAGPQPVRLAWMSVLAFLRIITSPRIFERPLTMHEARGVVAGWLDLPCVAMIEPGDRHWQILSTLLHEGQVTGALVMDAALAALAIEHGAVLCTTDRDFARFRNVKTLNPLDS
- a CDS encoding DUF2191 domain-containing protein, translating into MRTTLTLDEDVAAKLRAETRRSGRSFKEAVNEFLRIGLNSRRPAKPPARFRIRARSLGRLKPGLSLDNVSALLEEAEGPVHR
- a CDS encoding enoyl-CoA hydratase-related protein; the encoded protein is MYATLDVREDGPVSWLTLNRPDSLNALTTQMVADLRDYFDRLTTDTTIRIVVIRGAGRAFCAGLDLKEAAAGAVSGSVADLLRRQRSISELAIRMRHVPQPIIACVHGPACGGGFALALAADVRIAGESMRMNAAFIRIGLSGCEIGVSYFLPRIVGVSVASELLLTGRFIHAPRALATGLVSEIVPDTEMEAAARRLCEDMLTTSPLGLRLTKECLNASLDAGSLEHVIAMEDRNQVLCTQTGDVHEGVLAFLEKRPPAYRDR
- a CDS encoding TIGR04283 family arsenosugar biosynthesis glycosyltransferase, whose translation is MPPPIPELRPPVPTLSIVVPTLDEGTRLADTLARARAHGVAEIIVVDGGSTDATCAVARAHADIVLAAPRGRAFQMNAGAGRASGDVLLFLHADTLLPPGFVGAVRTALAADDVVGGRFDVDLEPSSPLLRLTSALINLRSRLSRIATGDQAIFVRREVFVRLGGYASIPLMEDLDLSRRMKRAGGIACLRERVTTSSRRWRHDGVVRTILLMWTLRFLYFAGVPAERLRRFYANTR
- a CDS encoding VWA domain-containing protein, translated to MGPPRARIADLHTHWIEADAYDRAALRRLAADSPSLRALEESGSRLLPHFDGFVLDLFAALFKLNIVVYPESAVVPSAGFYKLLLGQIVGSPAFEVLRRGTVLDEAKAGLAAVMLGDRLLALLKSERIVTRAEMLDFWNLEHTEAELAGRQAQAATARDLEGQARSAGRRQLGELAQRLGREAEVAARRLEQKAAKFHAEARESTERHGPRISGAAADVAATMEQTAADADSFSLQLGGGDRSRAGAQLELGKQLADNPKLKKLSRLVGSMRTFAWALRRRLFERATDEVFDVELGAELSRLLPHELLALRHPVLHRDFARRLVDARLTQYAIRGTETKGRGPMVVCLDGSSSMAGDKEIWAKAISLTLLDIAQRQRRRFRAICFAAADTPLHILDLNPRQRYATDIEHVFALAEYFPGGGTDFQKPLTAALECLRGARFKRGDIVFITDGECRVDPDWLCNFMREKTQLGFALFSVLIDVGSSSLGALKEFSDQITTVTQLTSEAGREVFLRM
- a CDS encoding AAA family ATPase, which codes for MRARERLRQIRKELSALFLERDSVIDGAMVALLSGHHILLVGPTGTAKSMLADELCRRLEGTRYFQWLLTKFTTPEELFGAVSLRALENDDYRRVTAQKLPEAHIAFLDEVFKASSSILNTVLTLVNERRFHNGREVVDVPLVTLFGASNELPEDDELQALYDRFLLRYVVDYIADDFRFLRMLEGRAAERRTTLSLTDLRELQEGARQVAVPPPAYRALADIRRELGGKQLVASDRRYQQAVSALRAHAYLHDRDIVTDDDLFLLEHILWHQPTERAEIHGVIHQLLRGYEEDAKALLFQTQELRDYAHRHWENHELRSRAVVEAHTKIRNILAKVAAILDEARNNGRPLDTVQRVKHEIEGIQQAMLEAL
- a CDS encoding protein-L-isoaspartate(D-aspartate) O-methyltransferase; this translates as MRYPVETPGCSRRRWAVGLALALVTATGCNSVTADPPTDPADTYAAPRARLIAGLRGEGIRDPRVLAAIERVPRQDFVLPADRSRAYEDRALGIERGQTISQPYVVALMTELLELTGTERVLEVGTGSGYQAAVLALVAAQVYSIEIDPTLAAVAAGRLRRLGYDNVSVRVGDGFFGWPEAAPFDAVMVTAVAPQVPPALVAQLKDGGRLVMPLGTGDRQDLIRGRKRDGQLVIERVAPVAFVPMTGAVRVTPPAP
- a CDS encoding TIGR01777 family oxidoreductase, which translates into the protein MSSDVFIRRSRMAAPARAVFAWHARPGALERLTPPWTALEVVDRQGGIENGARVVLRIPVGPTSVKWVAEHCDYVEGRQFRDVQIEGPFARWEHTHRFDPEGRNASTLEDRIVFALPFGAVGATVGKAVVQRLLDRTFEYRHRLTAGDLDTHARHDGPPLHVAVTGASGLIGSALVPFLTTGGHAVTRLVRGARQAAGDNARWDPATGAVDVSGRPPLDAVVHLAGENIAGRRWTADVKARVRSSRGNTTRLLCEALARLDRPPRVLVCASAIGFYGDRAADPVDENSAAGDGFLPEVCREWEAATLPAAERGIRVINLRLGVVLTARGGALGKLLLPFQLGVGGRVGDGSQLMSWIGLDDVLGCILHALRTEGLHGPVNAVAPAAATNAEFTRALGRVLGRPTAFPVPAVVARLAFGEMADEMLLASTRVVPARLQASGFVWRHAQLIDALRHTLGRR
- a CDS encoding succinate dehydrogenase; translation: MASARFHLWSSIGKKLLTGLTGVALIAFVIAHVAGNLTLFVGGPAFNAYAKSLHDLGVLVILAELGLLALFGLHAVSAVAVWRDGRRARRQRNTMVVSKGPPSKQTLASRTMIVTGGVLLVFVVLHVLHFRFGPGVADGYVTTVDGEPARDLYRLVVETFKQPVPVVVYMLVMVLLGFHLRHGVWSAFQSLGALTPGMRGAAFSAALAVAAVVALGFFLLPPYIYLFAPAVAGSGVAMVP